A stretch of DNA from Cytobacillus sp. IB215665:
GTATTATTAAGTAATTATTATATGCATAGAGAGGGTTTTCATATGATTATCGGAATTGGGATTGATATCGTTGAAATAAAACGTGTAGCCAATACTCTTGAAAGACAAGGCGAAAGATTTATAAATAGAATTTTAACACAAAATGAACAAAAAAAATTTAATCAGCTCCAAGGGCTGAGACAAATAGAATTTTTTTGTGGTAGATTTGCTGCGAAAGAAGCTTATTCAAAAGCTCTTGGAACGGGGATTGGAAAGGAAATTAGCTTTTTAGATATTGAAATTACTTCAAACGAGCAAGGAAGGCCAATCATCGCAATTTCCGGTGAAAATCATATACATCTCTCGATATCTCACAGTCAAGAATATGCTGTAGCTCAAGTAATAATTGAAAGCTCGTCAAGCTAGTCTGCATATTGTGATACTTTGTCTCATATATTTTTATAGCGATAGGTGAGCGGATATGATCATCGCTCTAAGCTACTTAGA
This window harbors:
- the acpS gene encoding holo-ACP synthase — protein: MIIGIGIDIVEIKRVANTLERQGERFINRILTQNEQKKFNQLQGLRQIEFFCGRFAAKEAYSKALGTGIGKEISFLDIEITSNEQGRPIIAISGENHIHLSISHSQEYAVAQVIIESSSS